Proteins from one Phocoena sinus isolate mPhoSin1 chromosome 8, mPhoSin1.pri, whole genome shotgun sequence genomic window:
- the IFT46 gene encoding intraflagellar transport protein 46 homolog, protein MADNSSDEYEEENNKEKKKTSQPTPQRGFSENDDDDDDDSSETDSDDDDDDEEHGAPLEGAYDPADYEHLPVSAEIKELFQYISRYTPQLIDLDHKLKPFIPDFIPAVGDIDAFLKVPRPDGKPDSLGLLVLDEPSTKQSDPTVLSLWLTENSKQHNVTQHMKVKSLEDAEKNPKAIDTWIESISELHRSKPPATVHYTRPMPDIDMLMQEWSPEFEELLGKVSLPTAETDCSLAQYIDMICAILDIPIYKSRIQSLHLLFSLYSEFKNSQHFKALAEGKKAFTPPSNSTSQAGDAETLTFS, encoded by the exons ATGGCTGACAACAGCAGTGATGAGTACGAAGAGGAAAATAACAAG gagaaaaagaagaccTCGCAGCCCACTCCTCAGCGGGGCTTTAGTGAAAACGATGACGACGACGATGATGACTCATCTGAAACTGATTCTGATGACGACGATGATGATGAAGAGCACGGGGCCCCTCTGGAAGG TGCCTATGATCCTGCAGATTATGAGCATTTGCCAGTTTCTGCTGAGATTAAGGAACTCTTCCAGTACATCAGTAG GTATACACCTCAGTTGATTGACCTGGACCACAAACTGAaacctttcattcctgattttatccCAGCTGTCGGGGATATTGATGCATTCTTAAAG GTTCCACGTCCTGATGGAAAGCCTGACAGCCTTGGCCTACTGGTATTGGATGAGCCTTCTACAAAGCAGTCGGACCCTACAGTGCTCTCACTTTGGTTAACAGAGAATTCCAAACAGCACAATGTCACA CAACATATGAAAGTAAAGAGCCTGGAAGATGCAGAAAAGAATCCCAAAGCCATTGACACATGGATTGAGAGCATCTCTGAATTACACCGCTCCAAGCCCCCTGCGACTGTGCACTACACCAG GCCTATGCCCGATATTGACATGCTGATGCAGGAATGGTCTCCAGAGTTTGAAGAGCTTTTGGGAAAG GTGAGCCTGCCCACAGCAGAGACTGACTGCAGCCTGGCACAGTACATAGACATGATCTGTG CCATCCTAGACATCCCCATCTACAAGAGTCGGATTCAGTCCCTCCACCTGCTCTTTTCCCTCTACTCGGAATTCAAGAACTCACAG CATTTTAAAGCTCTAGCTGAAGGCAAGAAAGCATTCACCCCTCCATCCAACTCCACCTCCCAAGCAGGAGATGCAGAGACATTAACCTTCAGCTGA